One segment of Triticum aestivum cultivar Chinese Spring chromosome 2A, IWGSC CS RefSeq v2.1, whole genome shotgun sequence DNA contains the following:
- the LOC123191576 gene encoding uncharacterized protein — MAFIVSKLARAALASRPVGDIAGVLPPCLPRLYLPAGTSRRMFAAAGGPKPKEAPRIYPLVDENSIKSKESLWALYECWCKYWRVSRDREEMVRRFKSFEAAALWVYKMNNSGCSQVSQLGPYSDMSQREIAELLPPLPEYDDEDIEDTFLSTV, encoded by the exons ATGGCTTTCATCGTGTCCAAGCTCGCGCGGGCAGCCCTCGCATCCCGCCCCGTTGGAGATATTGCTGGTGTCCTCCCCCCGTGTCTCCCCCGGCTCTATCTGCCGGCTGGTACCAGCCGTCGCATGTTTGCAGCTGCAG GCGGTCCCAAGCCAAAAGAAGCACCTCGAATATATCCCCTTGTTGATGAGAATTCCATTAAGTCGAAGGAATCCCTATGGGCCTTGTATGAATGCTGGTGCAAGTATTGGAGGGTATCCCGTGACCGTGAAGAGATGGTCCGCCGGTTCAAGTCATTTGAGGCTGCTGCACTGTGGGTGTACAAAATGAACAACTCTGGGTGTTCGCAAGTGTCTCAACTGGGCCCGTATTCTGATATGTCACAGAGGGAGATTGCTGAGCTGTTACCTCCACTTCCTGAGTATGATGATGAAGACATAGAAGATACCTTTTTATCAACGGTATGA